From Solibaculum mannosilyticum:
GTCATTGTCCTTATCCACGTAGAAGCGGACCCATTTATACCGGCCATTGACCTCGTTGAGCGCTACCAGCATAGCATCCATCTTGTTCTTCGGGACCTTGCCGATTTCAAAGCAACGGATGGCCATGGTTTCCTCATCGTCGTCAAAGAAGCAGGCCAGGTTGATATCGTCCTTATTGTCACCGCCATACAGCAGACGGATACAATCGGTATCGCCACCATCGCTTTCTCTCCACTTGATGCCCTTTTCGGTCAGATAGTCCGAAAATACACGCGCACTTGCAGTTTTCATGGTACTGTCATCTCCTTTTTTTGAAACTAGTAATTTAGATAGGCAAATGATTCTCATCCACCTATGTCAAAACACCTCTCGGTATTGTAACCTTTGGAACCCTTCTGAGACTCCTGATTATCGCATCTCCGACAGAGCTCTAAGCAGCTGCTTTTGCACATTCACTTTGGATACTGCATAAATTTCATCGCCGCTGTAAATGATGGTGTTGCCTCGGGGAATAAAGAATTCATTTCCCCGGACAATGGAAATAATCAGGCATTCCTTCGGCAAATCGATCTGCTGGAGCCGTCTGCCGTCCAAATCTGAACCTTCCGGAACTGTAAATTCCAAAATGGCCCCTTTTCCCCGGATGTTTGTCAACATCTGCATTCCGGCTGTATCCACTTCATGTTCGATCATCTCAGCAATGCGGCTGGTGGAGGATACCGGAATCTTAATTCCTAAAGCCCGCATAACCTCTTCATTTTTGGGGTTATTGGCTCGAGCAACGGTTTTTTCAATATGAAAATGCAGATTGGCCAACTGGCACGCAATGAGATTATCCTCATCCCGGCCGGTGACCGCTACAAAAGCATCGGCCTTGGCGGTATCGGCTGCAATCTGGGCTTCTAAGGTAGTGCCGTCACCGCACACCACCGGAATATCCAATTCATCGGCCACATGGGCGCTGAGCAATTTGTTGATTTCTATCAAGTGTACTTCATGTCCATTTTCAATCAATGCTTTGCAAAGGAAGTATCCTACCTTGCCGCCGCCTACAATGACAATTCTCAACAGGCCTCACTCCTCTCATCAATCCACCGCTCGGCAAAATAAAATGCGGTCGGTATCTTTCAGCGTGTAGTCCTCCGGGATGCTGGAGGCAAACACCACTCCCCCCAACTGCTGACGGATCCCGATGATCTCCTCGTTAGGGCGAAGAGGCACGGCATCCAGCGTCTTCCCGCGGATGGTTCGGTCCACGCGGCGGGCGGAAAAGCCTAATGTGCAACTTTGGAAGGTGATGGTGTGGTCTTCCCCTTCATCCAACAAAGCGGTGTAAAGTGAATCGGTCGTTAAACGGGTCGGACATACGGTGGTCAATCCGAAGTGATTGAACACATCTTCCCGTGCCGGGTCGTATACCCGGGCGATAACCTTGGGCACCTCAAAGATCTTGCGCGCCATCTGGGCAACCATAATGTTTAAATTGTCGTCGATGGTGACGGCCGCCAGGGCATCGCATGCCTCAATGCCTGCGTTGCGCAGCACATCTTTATCCATCGGTACGCCCGCTACTGTTACGCCGCGAAAATCCGGTCCCAGACGTTCAAATTCAGAAGCATTCCTGTCCACAACCGAGATATCATGGCCATAGTCATTGAGCATCATAGCAAGGGCACTGCCCACTTTTCCGCAGCCTACAATTAAAATATTCACTCTTTGCACCTCTTTTTCGAAAAGAAAAAGCCCCGCTTATCTGGCAGGGCATTTATAAACTAAAAGAGCATTTGTAAACTTTTTAACAAAACCAAAGCCGCCAAAATGCATCTTTATTCTAACGCCGCCATTCTCCTTTGTCAAGCGCGGCATGACACTTCGTCATTTTGCCACGGTCTGTGGAATGTTCCTACACAATAGCGCACAGTTTTCTCATTTTTCTCTTTACTTTGCGAAAGAAAAAGTCGGTATTTCCCTTCTCCTCCTTTTCTAGTATGGTAGATCACATATCGTTTTATTTTAATTGGAAACAACAGGAGGAAAAGAATATGGAAATTGTAAATGGCATCGTACAGGATGCATCCATCGGCGGTATCCCTCTGGTCAGTAAGATCGTATCCCCTAAGGGTACTCACAACGTCCGTACCCTCAAGCCTCTCTCCACTTCCAACGGTAATCCTTATTACATCGTCGTCCACAATACCGGCAATTCCGCCTCTTCTGCCGATGCCCGTGCCCACTATTCCTGGCTCCAGGGCGTGGAGAACAACGACTTTTCCTATGTCTCCGTCCACTTCTTTGTAGATGAAGACGAGGTCGTCCAAACCTGCCCTGTCACTGAAATAACCTATCACGCTGGGGATGGTTCCACCGGCAAAGGCAACAGCCAGGGGCTTTCCATCGAGATCTGTGAGAATCACAACTACCCTCAGGCGGAGGAAAACGCCATCCAAGTTATCCGGGCCTTCATGGATCACTACGGCATTCCCATCGATCGGGTACAGCCCCATCGGTACTTTGCTCCCAACAAAAAGCTGTGCCCCCATCTGATCCTGAAATCGGAATCGGCCTGGCAGACAAACTGGGCCTCTTTCCAACAGCGCATCCAAGGGGCTGATGTCGCACCTGATGACGATACCCAGTCCCCCGCCAAGAGCGTGGATGAGATTGCACAGGAGGTTATCGCCGGGAAGTGGGGTAATGGTTCAGAGCGCAGGGAGCGTCTGACTGCTGCCGGTTACGACTATTCTACAGTTCAGGCGCGCGTCAATGAGATCATGGGAGGTGGTTCTGCTTCGGCTACTCCCTCCAAGACTGTGGATGAAGTCGCACAGGAAGTCATCGCTGGCAAATGGGGCAACGGCTCCGAACGCAAAGACCGTCTCACCGCCGCAGGTTACGATTACTCAACAATCCAGGCTAGGGTCAATGAGTTAATGGGTGGATCGTCCGGTGGCTCCTCCTCCAACTCCATTGCTGTGGGCGATACCGTCCGCATCACCTGCAACACCTATTCTACCGGCCAGTCTATCCCCTCCTGGGTCAAGTCCCAGACACACAAGGTCAGCCAGATCAAAGGCGATAAGGCACTCCTGGGGTATCCCGACGGCATCGCCTCCTGGGTTCCTCTCTCCGGCATTGTGAGGGCGTAATATGACCATCGATCTGCAATGGCTGGCGGCCATTATCACCGCCATTACTGCCATCGTCACCCCTGTGGTGGTATGCGTCAAGAGCGTCAATAAGCTGGTGGAACGCATCGAAAACCTGGAATCCTGGAACAAACGTCAGCAGCGCGACCTTGACCGCACTGCCCAGGAGAACGAGGTTATCATCACAGGGGTGTTGGCAAGCCTCAAGGGGCTGCGGGAGATGGGCTGTAATGGGCCTGTCTCTCAAGGCATCGAGGACATCGAGGATTTCTTATCAGACGCAGCACATCGGAACGTCAGTTATCGAAAGGGGGACAAATAGTTATGGAGACAATCGCATTGTTAATTGCCGTAGCCGTCCTGGTGGAAGGACTGGTGGAGTACGTAAAGACCATCATAAAGGTATTCACAGAGGGGGATGTGAAGACCGGCATCACCCAATTATGCGCTATTGGGATCGGGATCTTACTGGCACTTGTGACAGGTGCCAACATCTTTACGGCCCTGTCCATTAATGTAGCCTATTCCTGGGTGGGATGTGTCCTAACCGGTATCCTCATCAGCCGCGGCAGCAACTATCTCTCCGATCTCCTGCATCGCCTTAATCTCAATCAGAAATCTTAGTATAATGAAACGAGGCCGCTCAATCCTTTCGGATAAGAGCGGCCTCGTTTGCGGTGATTGAGGGATTGACAAATCTATAAAAACAGCTCTGTTAAGCCGATTATCGAATACACAGCTTCCGCTTGATGAGTTGGGATGTTCCGAAAAACAGGCCCACGATCTCAACAAACTGGAAGATCGTTCCGGCCATTCCAATGGTCACAGACATACTGGCCGTTTCGGATGTCCCGATCATTCCCATCATATTCTGACCCACCAGTTGAATGCCCTGGGACGTCATCTGGAACCCAAGGGGGACAAACATCGTCAAAACCGCTTCCACCGACGACATCACAACGCTGATTCCCAAATAGAGAAATACAGCCGATACAATGCTGTACCGTTGAAATGCTGCGGTATTGGCTAACGTGATGGCAAAAAACACCTGGCTTAAAAAGAGGATCATGCTCATCAACAGCATCCCGCCAAAGAAGGCGATATATTGAGCCCAGATGCTGATATCCACCGTCCCAAATGCGTTGGCGATTTCTGTGAAAAAGCTTCCTGTATTCCCGGAATACAAAAGGAACAGCAGCAATGTTATCATACCCACACATACCACAATGGATAAAACCAGCCAAATCAGCGAGACAATGACTTTTGCACCCAGCAATTTGGTGCTGGATACCGGCAGTGTCATGGTCAGATATCCTTCCCGGCTGTACATGCTCTTGAAAAAGCGGACTGCCACGACAACATAGGTGAAGATAATCACGGCTACCATGGAGAGTACCAGCAAAGTGGTGGCGGTCACCTGAAACCAGACGATATCCAAAGCGTAAGAGAGACTGGTCACTCCTGTGATAAACAGGGCGCAGATAACCATCAGTCCCATCATACGGCCGCTGGCCTGAAACTCGTATTTCATCAATTTCCCTAGCATCTGAATACCTCCCGAAACACTTCATCCAGCGATTTGCCGGTTTGGTTGCGGATATTATCCACCGTGTCGTTCATGACCATTTTCCCGTATCCCAGCATGACAATGCGGTCAAAGATGCGTTCCACATCGTAGATCAGGTGCGTGGAGAGCATAACAGTGGAATTTTCCGAATAGTTTGTCAGGATGGTATCCAAAATAACGCTTCTGGCCGCCGGATCCACGCCGGCCATGGGCTCATCCAGCAGATAAAGCCGGGCCTCGCGGGACATCACCAGGATCAGCTGTACCTTCTCCTGCATGCCCTTGGACATGGATTTGATGCGCTGACGGGGATCCAGTTGAAACCGATTCAGCATTTCCATGGCCTTCTTGCGGTCAAAGTCGCTGTAAAAATCATGGAAAATATCTACGGCGTCCACAGCCCGCAGAGAGTCCCGCAGATAGGTCTTCTCCGGTAGGTAGGACACGATGCTTTTCGTATGGACATCCGGCCGATGCCCGTCGATCAGGACGCTTCCGCTGTAATCGCTGATCAGGCCGGCCATGATCTTCATCATGGTCGTCTTACCGCATCCGTTGGGACCGAGCAGTCCCACAATGGATCCGGCCTCCAGCCGGAGGCTGATATCTTGGAGCACAGGGTAAGCGCCGTAATTCTTGCTCAGATGCTCCAAGCTTACCAATGCATTATTGCTCATGGCTCTTCTCCACCTCTTCCTCAAGGATTGTTACAATCTGTTGGGGATGATAACCCAACTCCAGCATATTCTTGACAAACTGTAGGATATACTCCTGCGCCATCTGATCCCGGACGGTTTGAATTTGTTTTGCATCTTTTGTGATAAACCGTCCGGAGGTCCGTTCAGAATACATAAGTCCCTCTCTTTCTAGTTCGGATAAGGATCGTTGCACGGTATTGGGATTGACCCCGTACTGCACGGCCAGCTCCCGCACTGCCGGCGCCCTCTCCCCAGGCAGCCACCGTCCCGATACGATATTCAGCTTGATCAGACGGATGATCTGAAGATAGATGGGTTGGGTATCGTTAAAATGATAGGGCAAAAAATCCCTCCTCTCTGTTTGTATCGTTGTATTAATTACTTAGTACAATAATACTATAATACAATTTCCCCTTTCTGTCAACAGGGATTTTTTCAGTTTTCTAATTTATAATACGGAGAATCCTTTGGGACGTCTTCCTTCCCTCTATACAAAACTCTCCGTACTCTGATTGCGGCCTATGTTTGGTTATGGTACAATAGAAAAAATGTGATCTATCTTCAGCGCTGCCGAAGGGAGGCCCGGTATGAAAAAAGGAATCATTCTCTATCAGTCTAAATACGGATCCACCAGAAAATACGCTCAATGGCTCTCAGATAAAACGGGATTTCCAAAAGTCGAGACCAAAAAAGCCTCGCCGGATGACCTGTCTTCCTGCGATATGATTGTGTTGGGCGGCGGGCTTTACGCCTCCGGCATTGCCGGCGTCTCCTTTCTCAAAAAGAATTGGCAGCGTCTCAAAGGGAAGAAAATCGCTGTCTTTTGCGTAGGGGCCTCCCCTGCCGATGAGAAAGTCCTCCAGCAGGTGGCGGCACATAACTTAAAGGACTCCTTGAGCGGTCTCCCCTGCTTTTATTGCCGGGGAGCTTGGGACGAAGACGCTATGACTCCAAAGGATCGAGTACTATGCAAGCTTCTTCAGAAGGCTGTGGCCAAAAAGGATCCCGCCTCCTACGAGCCGTGGGAAACGGCCCTTATGGAGGCCATGGGTCAACGATGTGACTGGACCGATCCCAGTTATCTGGAACCTTTGCTCCGGTATTTAGCCGATTAGTTTATACTATTCGTAAATTCATTGTTTAAAATTTCATTTTGGATTATTATCTGAATGCTAAACTAGTAAAAAAGAGGTGCTACTTATGGATTGGACTGAATTGACCATTCAAATTCCCATTGCGGACCTGGAGACCGCTACCGCCATCGCGCAGATGACCGTCCCCTATGGAGTGTACATCGAGGATTATTCCGATATGGAGCAGCAGGTGCATGAGATGGCCCATGTGGATCTCATCGACGAGGAGCTTCTCCGCCGGGATCGGGATCACGCTTTGATCCACATTTACATCAGCCCCGACGAGAATCCCGCAGAGGCATTGTCCTTTTTGCAGCAGCAGCTGACAGCTTGTTCCATCCCCCACCAATTGATGCGGGAAAACGTCCGGGAAGAGGATTGGGCCACCGCTTGGCGCCAGTATTATAAGCCTGTCCGAGTGGGACAAAAGCTGATGGTTGTTCCCAGTTGGGAACAATATCAGGCCCAGGAAGAGGATGTGGTCATCACCCTGGATCCCGGCATGGCCTTCGGCACCGGGACCCACGCCACCACCCGGCTTTGCATGCGCCTGATTGAACAGTACCTTATCCCTGGCCAGGACATGCTGGACGTAGGGACAGGATCGGGTATTTTGGCGGTAACCGCCTTAAAGCTGGGGGCCAGAAAAGCTGTGGGCGTGGACATCGACGCCACAGCCGTGCGGGTCGCAGGGGAAAACGCCGCCTTAAACGGAGTGGAAGATAATCTATCGGTCATCTGCGGTGATCTCGCCTGTGATGTAAAAGGATCGTTCCAGCTCATCACCGCCAACATCGTGGCTGATATCATCATCCGCCTGACTCCGGATGTCCCGCCTCTTTTGAAAGAAGGCGGTACTTTTGTGGTATCCGGCATCATCGACAGCCGCGAACAGGACGTCCGGGACGCCTTACAGGCAAATGGATTCCACGTGATATCCTCCCTCACCGAGGGCGGCTGGGTCGCTTTGGCCTGTCAGCGCAAATAATCTATTACTTATAGTATTATTTTGTTATTTTATACAATCAGAAATTAATCTTATGTCTTTTTTGCCTTTGTCGCCCCTAAAATCATTACGGCTCCTATCTTTCATTCCTGGAGGTGCAAGATCGTGAAAAAAGTCGCAGCGTTGGTATTGACATTAATCCTCGTGTTAACGGCGTCGGGATGCAGTTCGGTTAAGTTCTCCACCCCTACCGCCTATGAAGATCTGAGCGGATCCTCCGAAGTGACGGTGTCCATAAAGGATCAAAGTCTCACCGATACCGGCCTTATACTGCTGATCCAGAATCACACAGAGGAAGAACTCTCTTACGACATGGTCTATACCATCGAGCACAAAAAAGACGGCTCTTGGTATTCCATGGACGGCGAACACATCTTTAACGCACTGGCCGCTATTTTAAAGCCGGGCGATACCAATGAATTCGAGGTGACTTGGGAGGGAAAACTTCCCAAAGGTATTTATCGAGTAGTCAAACCGGTGGTCACCAGTCAGGGTGACACCGCTTTGGCAGTGCAATTTGAAGTACAATAAAAAAGATGTTGAGTGAAGTAGAAGGGATAAATTGAATGAAACGGTTAATTCTCCCTATCGCAATTTTACTGATTGCTTGTATCGCGTCGGTGGGGATTTATTTTGCCAGAACCGAGCAATATAAGGATTGGGTATCGACACCCGGCGTTATTGTAGACATTGAAAACTACCGCGGGAGCAGAAAAAGAAACGACAGCCACCGCATTTATTTTTCCTACCGCGTGGACGGCATGGACTATACAGGAGATACGCTGTACTCCGGAACCTCCACCGACTTTTCCCCGGGCGGCTCCACCGACGTGTGGTACAACCCTGAGAACCCTTCCGAATCCTCTTTTCATAAACCTGGCCCAGGGTTGGATCCCTATGGTCCGTTCTTCATCGGCATTCCCCTGGCTCTTGGGGCCTTTGGCGTCCGAAGAAAGCGTATTCGGAAACAAATTGATGTCTGAGCATAAGGGAGGCACTGTTAAAAAGCCGCCTGTCGGATTGTTTTAGGATCCGACAGGCGGCTTTTTGTCTTTATTCGATGTCTTATCGTTTGGAGCCCAGGAAGAACAGAGCCAGTGTCCCCGGACCGGAATGGGTGCCGATAACCGGACCGATGGTATTGATCATAAAATGCTTAACGCCAAATTGTTTGCGCACCATGGCTTCCAATTTTTTAGCGTCTTCCAAACAGTCCCCGTGGCTGATAAACACCATCTGATCCTTGGGGTCAAAGGCAGTTTCCGCCATATGCTTGACCATAGCGCTCAAAGATGCCGCACGGCCCCGCACCTTCTCCACCAGGATGAGATGCCCCTCGTCATCCACATGAAGCACCGGTTTAATACCCATCAGCGATCCTAAAATGGCCGACGCTTTGGAGACTCGTCCGCCGCGATGAAGATGATGTAAGTCGTCCACCGTAAACCAATGGCACAGATGAAGCTTATTTTCCTCCAGCCACTGGGCGTTTTCCTCCAGGCTCATATCCTTGTGCCAATTCTGCAAAGCGTGGTAGAGAAGCAATCCCTCCCCCATGGATGCGCACAGAGAATCCACCACTACAATTTTGCGGTCGGGGTATTTTCCCAATAGGTCCTGGGCCCCTAGATTGTAGGAGTTGAGCGAACCGGAAAGACCGCTGGAAAAGGCGATGTGCAATACATCCTTGCCCTCCGCAAGCAAGGGTTCCACCATTTGGATGAAATCGGTCATATTGGCTTGGGCGGTTACCGGCATCTGGCCCTGACGCACCAAGCTATAAAATTGCTCCGGCGAAAGGGGGCAATTTTCATCGTCCACATAATGGATCCCAGCCATGGAGAAACTGAGTCCCAAGCACGGCACCTGATTTTTTTGCAGATAATCTCTGGGCATATCCACTGTGGAATCGGTTGTAATCACATAGTTTGGCATGGAAAGCACCCTCCTCGTTTGCTATGATTTGGATAAAAACACCAGAACCATCATTTTGTTTGATTCTTCTATTGTACTACATTTCCGCTGGAAAGAACAGGATTATTTATAGAAAATTCATCGTCATTTTTCGCGCTCCGCGAAGGCGGAAGAATGAAATAGATAACTGTCGAAGTTGAAAAAAAGCTCTTGCAATTTTTCGGCAAAGATGATATAGTTTTAGGTATATGACCGGTAGTGATAAAGGAGGTGGAAATATGCCCAATATTAAATCTGCTAAAAAGCGCGTCAAGGTAATCGAAGTGAAGACCGCCCGTAACAAGGCTTATACTTCTTCTCTGAAGACCATCATCAAGAAGGCCAACGCTTCCATCGAGCAGAACGCCGCCGATAAAGGCGAATGCGTCCGCCTGGCTGTCAAGAAGATTGACCAAGCTGCCGCAAAGGGAATTCTGCATCGGAACACAGCGGCTCGTAAAAAGTCCGCTTTGATCCGCAAGGCTGCGGCCCAATAAGGTGCGATAGGTACGATGGAAAAAGCAGAGCGTCAGGCCCTGCTTTTTTTATTTTTGGCTTCTTTTCCCCGGCTTAAGGACAATGGATTTCAAACACTTATGGATTGATAAGCCTATCGGGAATGTTCCCCCGTGCAAGGACGGCGGATCCAACGCGTCCTAAAAAGACGGCTGTGAGACTTTTTGTTTGTTTCTTTTAGAAAAATTCGTTGCATTGCGACACATTACGCCTTGACTTATGGGCTCCATTTGTTTATGATGGTGATAGACGTATCAAGTGCAATCCATAGGAGGTGTTCTTTATGGACAAACGGTCTAAAACAATCTTGGCAATTATCGGCCTTGTTACGGTGGTGGCTTCCATCGCCGCTGCTGTCGCCATGATCTTTGTTCGCATGGAGAAAAAACGCAAGGACGACGAGGAATTGGAACATTACATTGAGACGGCAATTGAATAAAATTTTGCCGGATCATTGTACCAAACAGCAATGAAAAAAGGTGGAAGGGGAACAATCCCCTTCCACCTTTTTTGTTGCGCGAAAAACATGGGTCAGGGATTGACATCACATTTTTGCACAAGGGCGCGGCTAAACGAGTCTTCTAGGATTTATCGTGGGACTTGGATACAAGGGCCACAATATATCCAAAGAAAATGGCGGCCGCAATGCCGGCTGCGGTGGCGGTGACGCCCCCCGACAGGGCTCCGATCAATCCGTGCTGCTGGATGCCCTCCTGCACGCCGGTGGCCAACGCATAGCCGAATCCCGTCAACGGGACGGTGGCTCCTGCTCCTGCGAAGTCCACCAATGGGCCGTAAAGTCCTACGGCCGTCAAAATCACGCCGGCTGTAACATAGATGACTAAAATACGGGCGGGCGTCAGTTTGGTCAGGTCGATGAGAAGCTGGCCAATGACACACAGTACGCCTCCTACCAGGAATGCTAATAAGTATTCCATGAATGAGTAACTCCCCTCCGCCGCAATACATCGGCATAAGATAAACGGATTGCCCCGTATCATCGGGGCGGCCAGGTACTTCTAGACCGATTGAAGCAGTCTAGAAGTACAACCCTTAGGTCTGTCTCTACTCAGGAGCGTCTTAACCTTTAATAGGCGCTCTTGAGCCATACTGCGTGGGCAATGCCGGGGATGCTCTCCCCTTGCTGCACCGTCATGGGAGACATAAGCGCGCCGGTTCCTACAAACAGCACGTTTTTCATGCCCCCGGTTTTCAACAGGTTCATAATATACGAGCACACCACGGCGGCCGAGCATCCGCAGCCCGATCCCCCGGCATGGACATCCTGGGTCTGCCGGTCATAGATCAGCAATCCGCAGTCGGCATAATGGGTACCTAATTCCACGTTTTCCCGGGAAAGCAGCTGCTGCATCAGATCGCTGCCCACTTGTCCCAGATCCCCGGTGAGAATCATGTCAAAGTCCTCCGGCTTCTTGCCGGTATCGTTTAGGAAGTCCACTATGGTAGCGGATGCCGCCCCTGCCATAGCGGCGCCCATATTGTTGGCGTCTTTGATGCCCATATCCACCATACGTCCAAAGGTGACGCCTGCAATCTGCGGCCCTCCCCCGTTTGTCGACGGGGTAATGACGGCGCATCCCGATGCTGTGGCCGTCCACTGGGATGTAGGGGGACGTTGTCCGCCGTATTCCAACGGGAATCGGAATTGGCGTTCGGCAGTGCAGAAGTGAGAGGATGTGACGGCGGCACACGTACCAGCTGCCCCGCTTTCCACCAGCAATCCGGCCAATCCCAGGGAAAGGGCCATGGTGGAACAAGCGCCGAAGAGTCCCAAAAATGGGATATCCAACGACCGAAGGCCAAAAATAGAACTGGTGCACTGATTGATGAGGTCGCCGGCCAGGACATAGTCCACCTGCTGGGGGCTGATGGATGCCTTATCCAGCGCCAGATGTACCGCTTGCTCCTGCATGGCGCTCTCGGCCTTTTCCCACGTCTCCTGGCCCAGTTTTGTATCCTCAAAGATTTTATCGAACTGGCGGGCTAAAGGGCCTTCTCCCTCTTTTTTACCCACCACAGCGGCGAATCCCGCCGCCATAGGATGCTGGTCAAACAGCAGTGTATATCGTCCGGTACGGGTTATCATGCGGATTCTCCTACCTTTCCAAGCATTTTGTGAGGGGCATTCTTAAAACTCCCCTAGAACAAATTGCAGATGTACAGAATCACCCCGTACACCACGCTGGCCGAGATGCCAAATACCAGCACCGGTCCCGCCACCACAAACATTTTTGCTCCCAGCCCAGTGATGTAGCCTTCGCTTTTGAACTCAATGGCAGGGGATACTATGGCGTTGGCAAATCCGGTGATGGGCACCAATGTACCGGCTCCGGCGTGTTTTGCCAGCTTGTCGTAGAGGCCCAACCCTGTAAACGCGGCGCTGAGGAAGATCAGCGTACAGGATACCGCCATCTTTGCTTCTTGTTCCGGCAGCCCCGCCAGGATCCACAAATTCTGGATGGCCTGGCCAATGGTACAGATCAGTCCTCCCACCAGAAAGGCCATAATAAGATTCTTGACTTTTGGCGAATTGGGGGAGGTTTTATCGGTCATCTGACTGTATTCTTGATTGGTAACTTTCAAGTGTTGTCACACCCCTTTGTCAAGCGTTTTGGTTAGTTTCTCCTGGCATCGCCGCCTTTATACCAGGACATGAAAATTTCGCCCGGGGTGTATTTACAGATGATATCATGTATGTTATAATAATTAGGCTATCGATCTACTATATGCGCCCGTAGCTCAGCTGGATAGAGTGTCAGACTCCGACTCTGAAGGTCGTGCGTTCGAATCGCATCGGGCGTACCAGCGGCGAGTTGCCGCTCCCATGTCGCACACCTCACTTTGGTGAGGTGTGTTTTCTTTTGCGCCTGCGCATAGCAATCGGTACTCATTTTACGAAATCTGTAATAAGTCCCAATCTTTTGCCAATAATCAGAATAGCAGGGTTCAGGCTTTTCATCAGAACCATCAACCTACAGGGAGGAACCGTTCTATGAACAATTCACTGAAACAGCAGCTTTTCGATATGCAAGCTGGATGCAGTGCCCTCAGCTGGAGTACACAGGATCAAAAGCATCTTTGGGGAAGAAATTTTGACTTCAACCGATTGGCCGAGGGCAGTAAAATATCCTATATCCCATCCGGGACGGAGTACTATACCTGCGGAACCAGTGTGGAACACAATCTCGCGGAGGAAACCCGCCATACATCGGCTTATGCCGCGGTGGGAACAGGTTTTCTCCTGGTTCCCTCCACGCCTGTCTTGTACGAGGGGATCAACGAGAAGGGTTTAATGGGCGGTCAGCTTTACTACCGGAACTTCTCCCATTTTGAAGACAAAGCTCGTCCCGGCACGACAAAACTCCAACCGCCTTTTGCCGTCTTCCATTTTCTGGCCCAGTGTGCAACCGTGGATGAAGTTGCAGCCATGGTGGAAAAGGACGTCACATTGATGGCCATTCCGATGTTTGGCACAGTACCCACCATCCATTGGTCCTTCAGCGACCGGTCCGGGGAATCCATTGTCATTGAACCGGACAAGGACGGCGTCAAGATTTA
This genomic window contains:
- a CDS encoding YbjN domain-containing protein; its protein translation is MKTASARVFSDYLTEKGIKWRESDGGDTDCIRLLYGGDNKDDINLACFFDDDEETMAIRCFEIGKVPKNKMDAMLVALNEVNGRYKWVRFYVDKDNDIIACLDTEITVETAGIVGRRCVSICVQIIDEAYPTLMKALWG
- a CDS encoding potassium channel family protein — encoded protein: MRIVIVGGGKVGYFLCKALIENGHEVHLIEINKLLSAHVADELDIPVVCGDGTTLEAQIAADTAKADAFVAVTGRDEDNLIACQLANLHFHIEKTVARANNPKNEEVMRALGIKIPVSSTSRIAEMIEHEVDTAGMQMLTNIRGKGAILEFTVPEGSDLDGRRLQQIDLPKECLIISIVRGNEFFIPRGNTIIYSGDEIYAVSKVNVQKQLLRALSEMR
- a CDS encoding potassium channel family protein produces the protein MNILIVGCGKVGSALAMMLNDYGHDISVVDRNASEFERLGPDFRGVTVAGVPMDKDVLRNAGIEACDALAAVTIDDNLNIMVAQMARKIFEVPKVIARVYDPAREDVFNHFGLTTVCPTRLTTDSLYTALLDEGEDHTITFQSCTLGFSARRVDRTIRGKTLDAVPLRPNEEIIGIRQQLGGVVFASSIPEDYTLKDTDRILFCRAVD
- a CDS encoding N-acetylmuramoyl-L-alanine amidase encodes the protein MEIVNGIVQDASIGGIPLVSKIVSPKGTHNVRTLKPLSTSNGNPYYIVVHNTGNSASSADARAHYSWLQGVENNDFSYVSVHFFVDEDEVVQTCPVTEITYHAGDGSTGKGNSQGLSIEICENHNYPQAEENAIQVIRAFMDHYGIPIDRVQPHRYFAPNKKLCPHLILKSESAWQTNWASFQQRIQGADVAPDDDTQSPAKSVDEIAQEVIAGKWGNGSERRERLTAAGYDYSTVQARVNEIMGGGSASATPSKTVDEVAQEVIAGKWGNGSERKDRLTAAGYDYSTIQARVNELMGGSSGGSSSNSIAVGDTVRITCNTYSTGQSIPSWVKSQTHKVSQIKGDKALLGYPDGIASWVPLSGIVRA
- a CDS encoding ABC transporter ATP-binding protein, whose amino-acid sequence is MSNNALVSLEHLSKNYGAYPVLQDISLRLEAGSIVGLLGPNGCGKTTMMKIMAGLISDYSGSVLIDGHRPDVHTKSIVSYLPEKTYLRDSLRAVDAVDIFHDFYSDFDRKKAMEMLNRFQLDPRQRIKSMSKGMQEKVQLILVMSREARLYLLDEPMAGVDPAARSVILDTILTNYSENSTVMLSTHLIYDVERIFDRIVMLGYGKMVMNDTVDNIRNQTGKSLDEVFREVFRC
- a CDS encoding GntR family transcriptional regulator gives rise to the protein MPYHFNDTQPIYLQIIRLIKLNIVSGRWLPGERAPAVRELAVQYGVNPNTVQRSLSELEREGLMYSERTSGRFITKDAKQIQTVRDQMAQEYILQFVKNMLELGYHPQQIVTILEEEVEKSHEQ
- a CDS encoding flavodoxin domain-containing protein translates to MKKGIILYQSKYGSTRKYAQWLSDKTGFPKVETKKASPDDLSSCDMIVLGGGLYASGIAGVSFLKKNWQRLKGKKIAVFCVGASPADEKVLQQVAAHNLKDSLSGLPCFYCRGAWDEDAMTPKDRVLCKLLQKAVAKKDPASYEPWETALMEAMGQRCDWTDPSYLEPLLRYLAD
- the prmA gene encoding 50S ribosomal protein L11 methyltransferase is translated as MDWTELTIQIPIADLETATAIAQMTVPYGVYIEDYSDMEQQVHEMAHVDLIDEELLRRDRDHALIHIYISPDENPAEALSFLQQQLTACSIPHQLMRENVREEDWATAWRQYYKPVRVGQKLMVVPSWEQYQAQEEDVVITLDPGMAFGTGTHATTRLCMRLIEQYLIPGQDMLDVGTGSGILAVTALKLGARKAVGVDIDATAVRVAGENAALNGVEDNLSVICGDLACDVKGSFQLITANIVADIIIRLTPDVPPLLKEGGTFVVSGIIDSREQDVRDALQANGFHVISSLTEGGWVALACQRK
- a CDS encoding immunoglobulin-like domain-containing protein, coding for MKKVAALVLTLILVLTASGCSSVKFSTPTAYEDLSGSSEVTVSIKDQSLTDTGLILLIQNHTEEELSYDMVYTIEHKKDGSWYSMDGEHIFNALAAILKPGDTNEFEVTWEGKLPKGIYRVVKPVVTSQGDTALAVQFEVQ